One window from the genome of Fulvivirga lutea encodes:
- the porL gene encoding type IX secretion system motor protein PorL/GldL — MSKKKGGFAELMFKTIMPKVYGIGAAVVIVGALFKILHLPGANEMLMIGLSTEAVIFFLSAFEPPHAEPDWSKVYPELAEDFEGPTAAPRISNKPSGASPTQELDKMLEKAKIGPELIDSLGKGMKNMAESASKMSNLADAAVATNDYAKNVKTASQSLLDMNKSYASTATAMSDMANASKDAKEYHAQIQNVTKNLGALNAVYEMELKDSDSHVKAMNKFYTNMAQALEGMTSAGENTKKFANELDKLTGNLTSLNKVYGNMLTAMRGGSSNQPQG; from the coding sequence ATGAGTAAAAAGAAAGGCGGATTTGCGGAATTAATGTTCAAGACCATAATGCCGAAAGTGTACGGTATTGGTGCAGCAGTAGTAATTGTTGGAGCATTATTTAAAATATTACACTTACCAGGAGCAAATGAAATGCTGATGATTGGTCTATCGACTGAAGCAGTAATTTTCTTCTTAAGTGCATTTGAGCCACCTCATGCTGAGCCGGATTGGTCAAAAGTATATCCTGAATTAGCGGAAGACTTTGAAGGCCCAACAGCAGCTCCTAGAATTTCTAACAAACCATCTGGAGCTAGTCCAACTCAAGAGTTAGATAAGATGCTTGAGAAAGCAAAAATTGGCCCTGAACTCATTGATAGCCTTGGAAAAGGAATGAAAAATATGGCAGAATCTGCTTCAAAAATGTCCAATTTGGCAGATGCAGCTGTAGCTACAAATGATTATGCTAAGAATGTGAAGACCGCCTCTCAATCATTGTTAGATATGAATAAATCTTATGCATCAACAGCAACGGCAATGTCAGATATGGCTAATGCTTCTAAAGATGCGAAAGAATATCACGCTCAAATTCAGAACGTTACTAAAAATTTAGGAGCACTGAATGCAGTTTACGAAATGGAGTTAAAAGATTCTGATAGCCATGTGAAAGCAATGAATAAATTCTACACAAATATGGCTCAGGCTCTTGAAGGAATGACTAGTGCAGGTGAGAATACTAAGAAATTTGCTAATGAATTAGACAAACTTACTGGTAACCTTACTTCTCTCAACAAGGTGTATGGCAACATGCTTACTGCAATGAGAGGTGGATCATCAAATCAGCCTCAGGGTTAA